One window of the Ignavibacteriota bacterium genome contains the following:
- a CDS encoding response regulator transcription factor: MSNDHLILVIDDEVQIRRLVQITLESARFRTLLAASGADGLTAAAMQHPDAVILDLGLPDMSGEAVLARLREWSDIPVLILSVRNAERDIVSLLDAGADDYLTKPFRSGELIARLRSALRHRPGMQREQVFRSGGLSVDLTTRQVSVHGNAVKLTRTEYNVLALLVRNAGRVLTHRYILEQVWGEAFVEETEYTRVYVAQLRRKLEDDPLHPVLICTESGIGYRLSTGEEAA; the protein is encoded by the coding sequence ATGAGCAATGATCACCTGATTCTCGTCATCGACGACGAGGTGCAGATACGGCGCCTCGTGCAGATCACACTCGAATCCGCACGCTTCCGGACGCTGCTCGCAGCCAGCGGCGCGGACGGTCTTACCGCAGCGGCCATGCAACACCCTGATGCGGTGATCCTCGATCTCGGCCTGCCTGACATGTCGGGCGAGGCCGTGCTCGCGCGCCTGCGCGAATGGTCCGACATCCCGGTACTCATCCTCTCGGTGCGAAATGCGGAACGCGACATCGTCTCGCTTCTCGACGCGGGAGCGGACGATTACCTTACGAAACCGTTCAGAAGCGGAGAACTGATTGCGCGCCTCCGCAGCGCGCTGCGGCACAGGCCCGGGATGCAGCGTGAGCAGGTGTTCCGCAGCGGCGGACTGTCGGTGGATTTGACCACTCGCCAGGTATCCGTTCACGGCAACGCGGTCAAACTGACACGCACCGAGTACAACGTGCTCGCCCTCCTCGTCCGCAACGCGGGACGCGTCCTTACGCACCGCTACATTCTCGAGCAGGTGTGGGGCGAGGCGTTCGTGGAAGAGACCGAGTACACACGGGTGTACGTCGCGCAGCTCCGGAGAAAACTGGAGGATGATCCGCTACATCCGGTGCTGATCTGCACGGAATCCGGCATCGGTTACCGGCTTTCGACCGGAGAAGAAGCCGCGTAA
- a CDS encoding aldo/keto reductase, with amino-acid sequence MRYKLLGKTGLRVSELALGTMTFGEEWGWGASKDESRAIFDAFVEAGGNFFDTANRYTEGTSERYLGEFIGAEREKFVVATKYTLYTSKDHPNASGNGRKNMMQALDASLKRLKMDYVDLFWVHAWDFMTPPEEVLRGLDDLVRAGKVLYIGISDTPAWVISRLVTMADLRGWTRFAATQLKYSLLERTPERDLLPMARELDLAVMPWGALGSGLLSGKYNVDPAQKGRLAGSKTVNERNLAISRIVMDIAHECGCTPAHVALSWVRQQPGVIIPLLGTRNAAQLRDNFGCLDVRLDEGQLRRLDEASAIPLGFPHEFLQSANTVDLVYGGYRDRIDALR; translated from the coding sequence ATGCGGTACAAACTGTTGGGTAAAACCGGATTGCGCGTATCGGAACTTGCTCTCGGCACGATGACCTTCGGAGAGGAATGGGGCTGGGGCGCATCGAAGGACGAAAGCCGCGCGATATTTGATGCCTTCGTCGAGGCGGGCGGAAATTTTTTCGACACAGCCAACCGCTACACCGAGGGGACAAGCGAGCGGTATCTGGGTGAATTCATAGGCGCCGAGCGCGAGAAGTTTGTTGTCGCCACAAAGTACACACTCTATACATCGAAGGACCATCCCAACGCAAGCGGCAACGGCCGCAAGAACATGATGCAGGCGCTCGACGCGAGTTTGAAACGCCTGAAGATGGACTACGTGGATCTGTTCTGGGTTCATGCGTGGGACTTCATGACGCCGCCCGAGGAAGTGCTTCGTGGACTCGACGATCTCGTGCGCGCGGGCAAGGTGCTCTACATCGGCATCTCCGACACGCCCGCCTGGGTCATCTCGCGTCTCGTCACCATGGCCGATCTGCGCGGGTGGACGCGCTTCGCCGCTACGCAGCTCAAGTACAGTCTGCTCGAGCGTACGCCTGAACGCGATCTGCTGCCGATGGCGCGTGAACTGGATCTGGCTGTCATGCCCTGGGGCGCGCTCGGCTCGGGCCTGCTCTCCGGAAAGTACAATGTCGATCCGGCGCAGAAGGGGCGGCTGGCCGGCTCTAAAACGGTGAACGAGAGGAATCTCGCCATTTCACGGATCGTGATGGACATCGCGCACGAGTGCGGATGTACGCCCGCGCATGTGGCGCTGAGCTGGGTGCGGCAGCAGCCGGGTGTCATCATCCCGCTTCTCGGCACGCGGAACGCTGCACAGTTGCGCGACAATTTCGGCTGCCTCGACGTCCGCCTCGACGAGGGACAGCTCCGCCGCCTCGACGAGGCGAGCGCCATTCCACTCGGTTTCCCTCACGAGTTTCTGCAGTCGGCGAACACCGTGGATCTCGTGTACGGCGGCTACCGCGACCGTATCGACGCGCTCCGGTAG
- the truA gene encoding tRNA pseudouridine(38-40) synthase TruA — MQAYRHRITVEYDGGDFVGWQTQPNGRSVQQEIETAAARLFQKFVRVTGAGRTDAGVHARGQVAHFDAETTLDTHTIGRALNAMLPPDVTIHDVARVESDFHARFSASSRAYVYTVTSRRASIDRRTRWILHGRIDHGRILDAVPALSGTHDFTSFSKQSDDVEHCFCHVFDAAWNSDGPEGRFEIRANRFLHGMVRAIVGGLMQVGRGRLDPGDMEGILAARDRALTPMLAPPQGLVLTEVRYDPEEFAMMRTVMARCRDRREEGVGRRE, encoded by the coding sequence GTGCAGGCATATCGGCACAGGATCACCGTCGAATATGACGGCGGTGATTTTGTGGGCTGGCAGACGCAGCCCAACGGGCGTTCGGTGCAGCAGGAAATAGAAACGGCGGCGGCGCGGCTGTTTCAGAAATTCGTGCGTGTGACGGGCGCGGGACGCACCGACGCGGGCGTGCACGCGCGTGGTCAGGTGGCGCATTTTGACGCCGAGACCACCCTCGACACGCACACCATCGGCCGCGCACTCAACGCGATGCTGCCGCCCGACGTGACCATACACGATGTCGCGCGCGTGGAATCGGACTTCCATGCCCGATTTTCGGCCTCATCACGCGCCTATGTGTACACGGTCACGAGCAGACGCGCATCCATCGATCGGCGCACGCGCTGGATACTGCACGGCCGCATCGACCACGGGCGCATCCTCGACGCGGTGCCCGCGCTGTCCGGCACACACGATTTCACGAGCTTCTCGAAACAGTCCGACGACGTCGAACACTGCTTCTGCCATGTGTTCGATGCCGCATGGAACAGCGACGGACCCGAGGGCCGCTTCGAAATACGCGCGAACCGCTTTCTGCACGGAATGGTGCGCGCGATCGTGGGCGGGCTCATGCAGGTGGGGCGGGGCCGGCTCGATCCCGGCGACATGGAGGGCATTCTCGCGGCGCGCGATCGCGCGCTGACACCGATGCTTGCTCCGCCGCAGGGACTTGTGCTGACCGAAGTGCGCTACGATCCCGAGGAGTTTGCGATGATGCGCACTGTGATGGCGCGGTGCCGCGACAGGAGGGAGGAGGGAGTGGGGAGGAGGGAGTAG
- a CDS encoding sensor histidine kinase KdpD, which produces MDVDGTRPDPDSLLRSMKRAEVREKRGHLKIFFGMCAGVGKTYEMLRTAREALIRGTDVVVGYVETHGRTETEALLQGLETVPRRVVVYRGVTMEEMDLDAILARKPSLVLVDELAHTNAPESRHTKRYLDVLELLDNGIDVCTTLNVQHIESRADAVAQIAGIVVRETVPDSIFERADEVEVIDLPPDELLTRLTEGKVYSAERSERAQRHFFRRGNLTALRQMALRLAAERVDAQMREFLAAERIGGPWKTGQRLLVGITPGRDSVQLARWTKRLATMLRASWIAVFVERSPSMPPDQREQFARNIELARELGAEIITTADQDVAAALVRVAREQNATTIIVGRSPRLAFWRKNIVAGIMAQSRDVDVYVVGGDPAAHSRPLSPLAGLTRRSPVHHYGIAAAIVALLATACYPLAPHIGYQTVALVFLLAVTILPLRLGVGPVILASTLSALFWDYFFIPPRFTFAIALPQDMLMIAAYFTIAVVTGVLTVRVRTRERSVHAREHRASALYSLTHDLSSALDQNNVVHAAAGHIRKYLDADATFFLSDLDGDFVPVPHQGSAFFPDTKEVAVASWVHWNEKRAGKFTDTLSSADATYYPLSGPRYTLGAVGIRTVSGERLTLDQEILLENFLRQIATALDREFLNEMAKKSIALAESERLYTTLFNSISHEIRTPITALLGSAEALSDDTISGNPGLRRELVTEILHASERLDRTVQNLLAVTRLEAGRVGVDADWLDLRDVVNAAASELGDSLHEHPFVIDIAPAVPLIKADFTLLQVALSNLLRNAMQHTPAGTRVSVSARISGDQIVVTVEDEGPGFDSSVLARAFEKFVRGANSGTGGIGLGLTIARGFIEAHHGSLQVDNRPDGGARCVVRLPAGPAPRQAEGAPDEQ; this is translated from the coding sequence ATGGACGTTGATGGAACACGGCCGGACCCCGACTCGCTGCTGCGCTCGATGAAACGCGCGGAAGTGCGGGAGAAACGCGGGCATCTGAAGATTTTTTTCGGGATGTGCGCGGGTGTGGGCAAAACCTACGAGATGCTCCGCACCGCGCGCGAGGCCCTGATCCGCGGCACGGACGTGGTGGTGGGATACGTCGAAACACACGGGCGGACTGAAACGGAAGCGCTGCTGCAGGGTTTGGAGACGGTGCCGCGGCGCGTGGTCGTTTACCGCGGCGTCACGATGGAGGAAATGGATCTTGACGCGATCCTTGCCCGCAAGCCGTCGCTGGTGCTGGTGGATGAACTCGCACACACGAACGCGCCGGAAAGCAGGCATACGAAGCGGTATCTGGATGTGCTGGAACTGCTCGACAACGGTATCGACGTGTGTACGACTCTCAATGTGCAGCACATCGAAAGCCGCGCCGACGCCGTCGCACAAATAGCGGGCATCGTCGTGCGCGAAACCGTTCCCGATTCCATCTTCGAACGCGCCGACGAGGTCGAGGTCATCGACCTGCCTCCCGACGAGCTGCTCACACGCCTCACGGAAGGAAAAGTATACTCGGCCGAAAGATCCGAGCGTGCGCAGCGGCATTTCTTCCGACGCGGAAATCTGACCGCTCTGCGCCAGATGGCGCTGCGCCTCGCCGCCGAGCGCGTGGATGCCCAGATGCGCGAGTTCCTCGCGGCCGAACGTATCGGCGGACCGTGGAAAACGGGTCAGCGGCTGCTCGTCGGCATCACGCCCGGACGTGATTCCGTGCAGCTCGCACGCTGGACCAAGCGTCTCGCGACCATGTTGCGCGCCTCGTGGATCGCGGTTTTTGTCGAGCGGTCGCCATCGATGCCGCCGGATCAGCGCGAACAATTCGCGCGCAACATCGAACTCGCGCGCGAGCTCGGCGCGGAGATCATCACCACGGCGGATCAGGATGTGGCGGCGGCCCTGGTGCGCGTCGCGCGCGAACAGAACGCGACAACAATCATAGTCGGCCGCTCGCCCCGTCTTGCATTCTGGCGAAAAAACATCGTCGCCGGCATCATGGCGCAGAGCAGGGATGTGGATGTGTACGTGGTCGGAGGCGACCCGGCGGCACACTCACGGCCGCTGTCGCCACTGGCCGGTCTGACCCGCCGTTCTCCCGTGCACCACTACGGCATCGCCGCCGCGATCGTCGCCCTGCTGGCCACCGCGTGTTATCCGCTCGCACCGCATATCGGCTATCAGACAGTGGCACTTGTCTTCCTCCTCGCTGTGACGATTCTGCCTCTCCGGCTGGGGGTCGGACCCGTCATTCTGGCATCGACACTCAGTGCGCTTTTCTGGGATTACTTTTTTATTCCGCCGCGCTTTACCTTCGCGATCGCGCTCCCGCAGGACATGCTCATGATCGCCGCCTATTTTACCATCGCGGTCGTCACGGGCGTGCTGACGGTGCGCGTGCGCACGCGCGAGCGCTCGGTGCATGCGCGCGAGCATCGCGCCTCGGCGCTATACTCTTTGACACACGATCTCTCCTCTGCGCTCGATCAAAACAACGTGGTGCACGCCGCGGCGGGGCACATCAGAAAATACCTCGATGCGGACGCGACGTTTTTCCTCAGCGATCTCGACGGGGATTTTGTTCCCGTGCCACATCAGGGCAGCGCGTTTTTTCCCGACACGAAAGAAGTGGCCGTTGCCTCGTGGGTGCACTGGAATGAAAAGCGTGCGGGGAAGTTCACCGACACCCTTTCCTCCGCCGATGCGACCTATTACCCGCTCTCCGGACCACGGTACACACTGGGCGCTGTCGGCATACGAACCGTTTCAGGCGAGCGCCTGACACTGGATCAGGAGATACTTCTGGAAAACTTTCTGCGGCAAATCGCCACGGCACTTGACCGCGAGTTTCTGAACGAGATGGCGAAAAAATCCATCGCGCTCGCCGAATCCGAACGGCTCTACACCACGTTGTTCAATTCCATCTCGCACGAAATCCGCACGCCGATCACCGCGCTTCTCGGGAGTGCAGAGGCGCTCTCCGATGACACGATCTCAGGGAATCCGGGTCTGCGTCGCGAACTTGTCACGGAAATCCTGCACGCGTCGGAGCGGCTCGACCGCACGGTGCAGAACCTGCTTGCCGTCACCCGTCTCGAGGCGGGCCGCGTGGGGGTGGACGCCGACTGGCTCGACCTGCGCGATGTGGTGAATGCGGCCGCATCGGAGCTTGGCGACTCGCTGCACGAACATCCTTTCGTGATCGACATCGCGCCCGCGGTTCCTCTGATCAAGGCGGATTTTACCCTTCTCCAAGTCGCGCTGTCGAATCTGCTCAGAAACGCGATGCAACACACTCCCGCCGGGACGCGTGTCTCTGTGTCAGCCCGCATTTCGGGCGACCAGATTGTGGTGACAGTGGAGGACGAAGGGCCGGGTTTCGATTCAAGCGTCCTCGCGCGCGCCTTCGAGAAATTTGTGCGTGGAGCGAATTCGGGCACGGGTGGAATCGGTCTGGGGCTCACCATCGCGCGCGGCTTCATCGAGGCACATCATGGGTCTCTGCAGGTGGACAACAGGCCCGATGGAGGAGCGCGCTGCGTCGTGCGCCTGCCCGCCGGACCAGCACCGCGACAGGCAGAGGGGGCGCCGGATGAGCAATGA
- a CDS encoding bifunctional (p)ppGpp synthetase/guanosine-3',5'-bis(diphosphate) 3'-pyrophosphohydrolase — translation MTARKPGASSANHKEMLEALLTVCTSNMRTVDTDLISRAFYTAEAAHEGQARHSGEEYFTHPVAVAMIVAQEIPVDDVTVAAALLHDVIEDCETCTYDSIQAEFGSNVADIVDGATKISNILQSREVTKAENYRKLLVSMLNDVRVILVKFADRLHNMRTLEYMNADKQKRIARETLEIYAPLAHRFGLGRLKWEFEDLAFKYLYEEPYRKLKDQLSTKRRDREDYLTRVMRPIRAELEKNGLKAEVSGRPKHMWSIYNKMLKQNKTLDEIYDLFAVRIILDSESEKGCYLAYAIVCELFTPIPERYKNFIALPKTNGYKSIHTTVLGPEGKMVEVQIRTRQMHDIAERGIAAHWAYKESVKYKQSAFENWGTWVREILEAAPAGGEEDSAELLIDGFKRNLYQEEIVVFTPKGDLIVLPTGATPVDFAFAIHSEVGIHCIGAKVNQRIVPLNRRLRSGDQVEVITSRNQYLSPDWEQSVVTQRAKKDIRRFISEQGKIRQQKGREKWDRKIKRLRLDIHDDELHRAAVRLGFSSPGKLFIALGNDELTADDILRTIDESRPKDVDITLPTADRAQVFEQYAQAAREEQGILIQGQTGNIQFDFARCCSPLPGDEVVGFVTQGRGIKIHRSNCRNILRLLSDGDTSTQSMRDRLIEISWPLTPTGEYLGGIRMEGDDRPGVLNEIALAISSYNNTNIRSVNIEALPGTSSFHGSVLVTVRDLDHLQRLIERVKKVRGVSIAERYVDVA, via the coding sequence ATGACGGCACGAAAACCGGGCGCTTCCTCGGCAAATCACAAAGAGATGCTGGAAGCGCTTCTCACAGTGTGCACAAGCAACATGAGGACGGTCGACACCGATCTCATCAGTCGTGCATTTTATACTGCCGAAGCGGCACATGAAGGCCAGGCGCGCCATTCCGGGGAGGAGTATTTCACACATCCCGTCGCGGTGGCGATGATTGTTGCCCAGGAAATTCCTGTCGATGATGTGACTGTGGCGGCCGCCTTGCTGCACGATGTGATCGAGGACTGCGAAACGTGCACATACGATTCGATTCAGGCGGAATTCGGATCCAATGTGGCCGATATTGTGGACGGCGCGACAAAAATCTCGAACATCCTCCAGAGCAGGGAAGTGACCAAGGCCGAGAACTATCGCAAGCTTCTCGTGTCCATGCTCAACGATGTGCGCGTGATCCTTGTGAAATTCGCCGACCGCCTGCACAACATGCGCACGCTCGAATACATGAATGCCGACAAGCAGAAGCGCATCGCCCGGGAAACGCTCGAGATTTACGCGCCGCTCGCGCACCGGTTCGGTCTGGGCCGTCTGAAATGGGAGTTCGAGGATCTGGCCTTCAAGTATCTCTACGAGGAACCGTACCGGAAACTGAAGGACCAGCTCTCCACCAAGCGGCGTGATCGCGAGGACTACCTCACACGGGTCATGCGGCCGATTCGCGCGGAACTCGAGAAAAACGGACTCAAGGCCGAAGTCAGCGGCAGACCGAAACACATGTGGAGCATCTACAACAAGATGCTCAAACAGAACAAGACACTCGACGAAATCTACGACCTCTTCGCCGTGCGTATCATCCTCGATTCGGAGTCGGAAAAGGGCTGTTATCTCGCCTACGCCATCGTGTGTGAACTGTTCACCCCGATCCCGGAGCGGTACAAAAATTTTATCGCGCTGCCGAAAACAAACGGTTACAAGAGCATTCATACGACGGTGCTCGGACCAGAGGGAAAAATGGTCGAGGTGCAGATCCGCACGCGGCAGATGCACGACATCGCCGAACGGGGCATCGCCGCGCACTGGGCCTACAAGGAAAGTGTGAAGTACAAACAGAGCGCCTTCGAAAATTGGGGCACCTGGGTGCGCGAGATTCTCGAGGCCGCTCCCGCGGGCGGCGAGGAAGACAGCGCCGAGCTGCTCATCGACGGTTTCAAGCGCAACCTGTACCAGGAAGAGATCGTGGTGTTTACACCAAAAGGCGATCTGATCGTGCTGCCGACGGGCGCGACACCGGTGGACTTCGCCTTCGCGATCCACTCCGAAGTGGGCATTCACTGCATCGGCGCAAAAGTGAATCAGCGCATCGTGCCGCTCAACAGGCGCCTGCGCAGCGGAGATCAGGTGGAGGTCATCACCTCGCGCAATCAGTACCTGAGTCCCGACTGGGAACAGTCGGTCGTCACACAGCGCGCAAAAAAGGACATACGCCGCTTTATAAGCGAGCAGGGAAAAATCCGGCAGCAAAAGGGGCGCGAGAAATGGGACCGCAAGATCAAGCGCCTGCGTCTGGACATCCACGACGACGAACTGCATCGCGCCGCGGTACGGCTCGGCTTCTCGAGTCCGGGCAAACTGTTCATCGCCCTCGGCAACGACGAGCTGACCGCCGACGACATACTGCGCACCATAGACGAGTCACGTCCGAAAGACGTCGATATCACGCTGCCCACGGCCGACCGCGCGCAGGTCTTCGAGCAGTACGCGCAGGCCGCGCGTGAAGAGCAGGGCATACTGATACAGGGACAGACCGGCAACATACAGTTCGACTTCGCCCGCTGCTGCAGCCCTCTGCCCGGCGACGAGGTGGTGGGTTTTGTCACGCAGGGGCGCGGCATCAAGATTCACCGCAGCAACTGCCGCAACATCCTGCGCCTGCTCAGCGACGGCGATACATCCACGCAGTCGATGCGCGACCGGCTCATCGAAATCTCGTGGCCGCTGACACCGACCGGCGAATATCTCGGAGGGATACGCATGGAGGGCGACGACCGCCCCGGCGTCCTCAACGAGATTGCGCTCGCCATTTCCAGTTACAATAACACAAACATCCGAAGCGTGAACATCGAAGCACTGCCCGGGACCTCGTCGTTCCACGGGTCGGTGCTGGTCACTGTACGCGACCTCGACCATCTGCAACGCCTTATTGAACGGGTCAAAAAAGTGCGTGGTGTGTCGATAGCAGAGCGGTATGTCGATGTCGCATAA
- the ruvX gene encoding Holliday junction resolvase RuvX: MTTLAIDYGEKRIGLAVSDPMGIIASGAGTFGAGPDLIDRILALAAERNVGRIVVGLPLTLQGENGPVTTLVLAFVEALRARTELPVETFDERFTSSMATQTIRDLGVGRAKRRDKAKVDEIAAVHLLQGFLDRGANMRGR, translated from the coding sequence ATGACCACACTCGCGATCGACTATGGAGAAAAACGCATCGGCCTCGCCGTCAGCGATCCGATGGGTATCATCGCGTCCGGTGCGGGTACGTTTGGCGCCGGACCCGATCTCATCGACCGGATCCTCGCGCTGGCCGCGGAGAGGAACGTCGGACGCATCGTGGTCGGATTGCCGCTCACCCTGCAGGGTGAGAACGGCCCGGTCACAACCCTTGTGCTCGCGTTCGTCGAGGCGCTTCGTGCGCGAACGGAACTGCCTGTCGAGACATTCGACGAACGATTCACCTCGTCGATGGCGACGCAGACGATCCGTGATCTCGGCGTGGGGCGCGCAAAAAGACGGGACAAGGCGAAAGTCGACGAGATCGCGGCGGTGCACCTGCTGCAAGGTTTCCTCGACCGCGGCGCGAACATGCGCGGACGCTGA
- a CDS encoding integration host factor subunit beta, producing MKNKVPTLTRKDIAKRVSEAHSIKTQDADLWVESVLTAVRDLLMSADPEMRLEVRDFGVFEVKLTRAKPRARNPKTGDKVYVPPRRKTHFKPSKLLKNFLTQPLSADEEAMLRDGVEREPNVFATAGTADDFLAR from the coding sequence ATGAAAAACAAGGTTCCCACGCTCACCCGCAAGGATATCGCCAAGCGGGTGTCCGAGGCACACTCAATCAAGACGCAGGACGCGGACCTCTGGGTCGAAAGCGTTCTGACAGCCGTGCGCGATTTGCTGATGTCGGCCGACCCCGAGATGCGCCTAGAGGTGCGTGATTTCGGCGTCTTCGAGGTGAAGCTGACCCGTGCAAAGCCGCGCGCGCGCAATCCGAAAACAGGGGACAAGGTGTATGTTCCGCCGCGACGTAAAACACATTTTAAACCGAGCAAACTGCTGAAAAATTTCCTGACGCAGCCGCTCAGTGCCGACGAAGAAGCGATGTTGCGGGACGGTGTCGAACGCGAACCGAATGTGTTCGCCACGGCCGGCACCGCCGACGATTTCCTTGCGCGCTGA
- a CDS encoding metallophosphoesterase: MRAAWAMRVVYVMVVGVVVCVCAPSCVAQTGVVEGAPAQLPAFETRDRLPAPALAFVVIGDWGGAAKELRALAAGLARKHEDDPVAAVLAAGGNFLDGGVAGIDDPQWESKFESVFGPAELKTPLWAVPGMADAKGDVDAQTRYRSRNATISWNMPARNWTTVFSSADGSLHVRITGIDTPGLLAAAETERSRQVAWLDSVCASSKEERHIVLGHHPVYSNGRNGNTLGMIRHVKPILEKHRVDAYLAGRDNDLQVLSRVNSVGYLVSGAAVRARDTRWAANTLFAAAVRGFLWLQVNKDALLVQCVDTDGQVLFSTRL, encoded by the coding sequence ATGCGTGCAGCATGGGCGATGCGTGTAGTGTACGTGATGGTGGTGGGAGTCGTGGTGTGTGTGTGCGCTCCTTCCTGCGTGGCGCAGACGGGCGTTGTTGAAGGCGCGCCCGCGCAGCTCCCCGCCTTCGAGACACGCGACCGGCTGCCGGCTCCCGCCCTCGCCTTTGTGGTGATCGGTGACTGGGGCGGCGCCGCGAAGGAACTGCGCGCGCTTGCAGCAGGGCTGGCGAGGAAACACGAGGACGATCCTGTCGCGGCTGTACTTGCCGCGGGCGGCAATTTCCTCGATGGTGGAGTTGCCGGCATCGATGATCCGCAGTGGGAGTCGAAATTCGAAAGTGTGTTTGGCCCGGCGGAACTGAAGACGCCACTCTGGGCGGTGCCCGGCATGGCCGACGCCAAGGGCGATGTGGACGCGCAGACACGCTACCGGAGCCGAAATGCAACGATCAGTTGGAACATGCCCGCGCGTAACTGGACCACCGTGTTCTCGAGCGCAGACGGCTCGCTGCATGTGCGCATCACGGGCATCGATACGCCGGGTCTGCTCGCCGCCGCCGAGACCGAAAGGAGCAGGCAGGTGGCATGGCTCGATTCCGTGTGCGCTTCGTCGAAGGAGGAACGCCACATCGTGCTCGGGCATCATCCCGTGTATTCCAACGGCCGCAATGGCAATACACTGGGCATGATCCGCCATGTGAAACCCATCCTCGAAAAACATCGCGTGGATGCCTATCTCGCCGGACGCGACAACGACCTGCAGGTGTTATCACGCGTAAACAGTGTCGGATACCTTGTCAGCGGCGCGGCGGTGAGGGCACGCGATACGCGCTGGGCGGCGAATACGCTTTTTGCAGCGGCCGTCAGGGGTTTCCTGTGGCTGCAGGTGAACAAGGATGCACTGCTCGTGCAGTGTGTCGACACGGATGGTCAGGTCCTGTTCTCCACTCGTCTCTGA